Part of the Primulina huaijiensis isolate GDHJ02 chromosome 15, ASM1229523v2, whole genome shotgun sequence genome is shown below.
CCACTCCAACCACTTTCTCTGTTCTCGAGATTTAAAGCAGATCTTGATGATGTCCCTTCACTTGAATCCATCATGTGAACTTTTACGACAAGAATTTGATCCCTGACATAATTGAATTGTAGCTTTTTTTGCTAACAAAATTTCTAATTGCTGCCCGCATTGGTTCCCAATAATTTggtaaagacatcaaaagaATAAGGGCACGAACCTcatcatcaaaatttatttcaaccgatgttagcTGAGAAACAATCTTGTTTAATTCATTGATGTATTTAGCCACCGAAGTGCTTTATTCcattttcaagttgaataattttttcatgatatatactttgttgtttgctgatggaTTCTCGTACATGTCTGATAAAATAGACATAATCTATTCTGTGGCTTGTGCCTCCGCCACGCTATGTGTCATGTTTTTCGTCAAGGTCAATCATATTACACCTAATACAtgtcggtcaaggagctcccGGTCATCATCCTCAATCTTTTCCGACTTCTTTCTTGATAGAGGTTAATGCAAAttcttgctatacaaataatcTCTAATTTGTAGCCGTCAGAATGAAAAATTTGTTCTGTCGAACTTGTCGATTCTCgatcccgatccatcatctccgacCATCGCTTGTATAGCTTTAGcgaaaaatctaaaaaatcttttatgaTGTGGAATAttagacaaagctgcaaccacagagcatactcagaattctaaGAAATTTTACAACAATGTTATGATATCAGTTGTTGGGTATTACACCTAAACAATGACGATCAGGATGATAATACGATACCAAAAatacggaataaaataatcaacaagaatgTAAAGATTTACATGGTTTATCTAATATAAGCTACGTCCACAGAGCTACTACAAATCTTTATTATAAGGAGAAAATTACAAGTGTATACAAAACACTCAATATCTCACAATGTCAACTCGAGTATaatcgagaaaataatttctcaaaCTCACtgaaaataacatttaatttttcttctcaCTTGAGTTGCTCTCTTGAGCTTGAGATGCTTAGAAATCTTGGATGTGATATCTAGCAAATGAGCtttatatataacaaatttttCAAATGTAAAAACCAAATGTAAATTCAAACTTGGCTAGCCATCATTTCGATGGTAGTTCAGACGTTCACGTTGGATGGCATATGTGAACATAGACACAATTTTTTTTGCCCACATTTGGTCAAAAACACATGTCCAAATCTTAACAACATGTGTAGtttaataaaatcaatttaattatatttggttGGAATTTTTGTACCCACCCCTACCAAGGCTGACCTTTAGatccattttaaaatttttttttaattagtggCACTAGACATCCTCatatagttatttttaaaaaactatcatacgattatattaaaaaaaaattgtaattatatCAATTGATTTTTGTGAGGGTGTTATCGTAATtccaaaaataatttgtttaatgGGATAAAGATTATACTGTCATTTATAAGATAGTCTTATCATGAGCCCAAGTTAGTTAATTAGGTCTATAAAGACAACTCCAACGCTGCGCCAAAATGGTGTAAAACATCATTTTGGCGCAGCGTTCAATGCTCCAATGGGGCTGCGCTATTTCGGTGAAATAGCGCAGCCCCTCTCCCCCTGCACCAAATTTGGCGCAggggtaatttttttaaatgtttatttattataaatatttgtattaaaaattgtaaatattataaaataatagtataatatttattttaataattagatatttaatcctaaaaattttaaaaaatataattgttgatttttaaaatatttatttatttatgttaattattaatatttaaaaactaatttgatttaatagtttttaattaatataatttaatacaaatacaaaaaattactataacaatacaattcataactaaaatgaaaaatataattgaaatacaaatgcaatttgaaacacataattcaaatacaaatataaatacaataaagaaaaatacatttagaagataaacttaaatattattatttaaatttattaataataaaacattagtcataatttaaatatattaaataaaatataataattaatatatataaagtaaatgaaatatttcgagaatattctttttggtgtaagatttgaagtaaatgatttggagatggatgttgtatttggtgcagaaattgcactattttagtgtaaaatttgcaccaaaatagattttgtggttggGGATGACCTAAGTGGTAGATTCTTTACTTAAAATACTAGCTGAAAAGATGAACGCTAGTCTAAATTGAAAAGAAGGATGCTAGTATAAGTTAGATGGAAAATTGAATAAGAAATCGGGGAAAATGTAGTTGAATTTGTGAATAAGAAATTGGGGAAAATGCAGTTGAAGTTGTAACATATTTTCAAAGAATATGACATAGACATTGATGAAACACAatcattttttatgtaattaaatttaagttttttgaattaaaaattactcataaaatagtaaattattaatttatcgattaattaatacctctttaaattataaaaatttaataacctcaacattattaatttatagagattttattatagatatattataatattaaaaaattgagtatgtcttttgtgagacggtttcacgaatctttatatgtaagACGAGTCAattctactgatattcacaataaaaagtaatatttttttatgaatgatctaaataagagatctgtctcataaaatacgatccgtaaaaccgtttcacacaaatttttgtctaacaaatttttttaaaaaatgtgcaAACAGGCAACAATTAGATCGGTGTCACTGAGACACTATTTTTAATGGTTACAGTAGAGACCTCACGGTAactcatttaaatttatttggtcaaagcattgtatatatgtacgtgtgtatattgatattgtttatttaaaataattagtttAGAATTGTAAATTATCACAAAATTTCATTCGGAAAAatgtaacaaaatttttaatcacGAAAGATTTGATTTATCGAAATTGATTTGGATACATAAGGAAGATAGCTGAAACCGCGTGATATATACTATTTAGCGTATATTTCTCCTTGATATCTGCTAGTTTTGCTACACGGTCCCCCCCACCTCTGCTCTGCGGCGCTGGTTTGGGAGAAAAAGAATACGCTATGGAAAAACTGATTCCTAAGGAGTTCGATTTGCTGCACAAAGAACGCTCTGAAGAAGCGCAGAGGCTATGGCGGAAGGCCGTCGGGAAACTGGTGAAGAACCGCCGCCGCCGATTCCGGTACGCCGCCGATCTCGAGAAACGGTCAGAAGCTAAGGAGCAAATGCGGAAACTCAGAGTACGTAATAACTGTTTTTATATACGCGGAACCAGAAGATGtgatttaattgaatttttccatggtttttaaatgatttctgTTGAATTCCATTTTTTGTGCTATGATATAATGGTCGTGGCATTCACGATTTCCCATTTTCTTCATCAATATTGTTATTAGATTTTACTCTGATGTTCAAAAATAGAAAGACGTGTTACACCGACGTCAGTCACGCTTCTCTTGTGATAATCGCAATGTCGGTAACTGCCAATTGTTGCTTTTTCTGTAATGAGTTGATTACCGGCGGGGCTGGCTTAAACAAaatcttctttaaaatataatatttatttattttgattttgtcTTTAAATATCTGAATGACACATTTTGACTTGTGGCTCCGAATAAAGTTGTAACACGAAATTTCCTCGCAACTTCCCCCCAGACACTGACATTCATCTCTCTATTAACTCATGCGAGGGATACATGCGTTGTTTTCTCAATGCAATATAATGTTTCAATTCCCTGAAGGATATCTACTACTAGGATATGGTCGTATAGTCGTGTATTCATCGTTGGATAGTTTGAAAAATTactttgatcaaatatttttttaattgtaatctttctttaatttttttcgaGAAATGAccttcataaaataatatgcaATCTAATATTATGACGGAAACACCCCTGCAACAATCTATGGTGCTCATGACGGTATCATGTGTACGTTAAGAAAGTCATAAATTACCACTTAGCATGGtaatactcacgggaaatttagggttcgattccagcaagtgtcacCAGTGCAGACGCAGGTGTCGAAATTGCCCTGAGcttgaaatcacgaataagacggggccaggagggtgtcctggcgtagcccttCCGACGCTCGAGTCAGAGACTGAGGTTATAAGTGGAGAGCAGCTAAGTgtgctgctgaaaaataatatagtgaatgaatgaattaaacactcaaacctggtatttatagaagaataCCTGGGCCCTTGATGGGCCTGCTTTCCACgagaaatttagggtccgattccagcaagtgtcactagtctaGACGCAGGTGTCGAAATtgccctgagcctgaaatcctGAATAAAATCGTTAGAaaggggccaggagggtgtcctggcgtagcccctccgacgctcaagtcagagactgaggttATAAgtggagagcagctaagggtactgctgaaaaataatatagtgaatgaatgaattaaacactcaaacctggtatttataggagaatacatggaCCCTTGATGAGCCTGTTTTCCATTTGGACTAGGGATGAGCCACTGTTAGTTGACCTATCCATTGGGTATCACTAGTCTCCccctcccgagtcgaactgaattataggttcgaagttcgattaattgCGTTGTCCTCGGGTTGCAACATGTGAGTTGTGCATTCTCCTCCTGCTGCTCATCAGTCCCCACAAGTTTGGAAACAAATCAAATCGCATCCTGCACTACGCTCCACCATTGCAGCCCGCCTCCTCCTCCTGCACCTGCGCTCGTGTGCTCGCCCCGCCTTGCCCTCATCTCATCCTCGCCTGCCTCCAGCCATCTCGCCCTAGCCCTCGCCACTTCGCCCGTGAGCCCGCCTCGACAGCGCATCCCTCGCCGCCATCGCTCAGCGCACGCCTTGCCCTGCACCTCGCCCAATAGCAGCCACAAATCCCCACCCTTGTTTTGCCCTCCCCGACAGCACACGCTCGCCCCGCCAACACCTTTTCTCGCCAGCCACAACCCACGTCTCGCCAACCCACGTCTCGCCAACACCTTTCTCCTCACCAGCGTGCCCCTGCGCCAACCTCGCTTGCCTTCCGTCCATGCCCTCGCCATCTAGTCTCGCCCTCGCCTGCTTCTCGTCCACGCCCTCGCCCTCTAGTCTCGCCCTCGCCCCTACACCACCCTCGCCAAGCACGCCACACACACGCCCATCGCTCTCCTGCCTGCCCTCGCCACCATCACCCTCGCTATCCCAGCCTCGCCTCGCCACCGCGTAAGCCCACGCCTCCTCGCCGCACGTCTTCCTCGCCCAGTCTCGCCACACGCCTGCCTCGCCTCTCACCCTCGCTCGAGCGCCTCTCCTGCACAGCGCGCGCAAGCCCTCGCCGAGTGTACGCGTGCTTTCCCTAGCACGCCTCGCCCCTGCCAGCTGCGCGCTCGCCCGCACAGCCTCGCCTTCCGCCCGTTGTGAATGATTGTGTGGTTTTTGAAAGCTTTTGGGGGCGTTGCCCCCAAACCCCCACGACCTGATCGGGCAGGTCGATCCCCGTAATTTTCGTAGCGGCAAACATCGTTCGTTAtcgacaaataaaataaatttttctaacacGGTATGCCCTCGTCGCCCCATCTTCAAGGTCCTCTACTAAGCTTTTAGCtggaaaaataaaactttaacCTCCTCACTCTCTAACTCCATTGCTAGGTGgcgtcttagcaggaaaataaaactctaaccTCATCATCTCGTAACTCTTCTGCTAAGCTGagccttagtaggaaaaatcAAACTTCAACTTCATCACCCTCTGACTCCTCCGCTAGGGGATGCCtgagcaggaaaataaaacttccaCCTCCTCAGcctctgactcctctgctaggcgatggctcagcaggaaaataaaagtttcaTCTCCTCACCCctgactcctctactaggctcagcctaagtaggtaaaatttaatttctcgtCATCAACTCTTCCCTCTACTAGGCGCAGCCCAAGTaagtaaatttaatttctcctcatcaactcttctcctctactaggcataacccaagtaggtaaaatttaatttttctcctctccactctgctcctctactaggcgatgccttagtaaaaaaatttaaagatgtcTCTACTTCACACTGCTCCcctactaggcgatgtcttagtaggaaaattttaattttctccttcccaactctgctcctatactaggcgatgccttagtgtgaaaattttatttttctcctcCCATACTCTGTTCCTCTGCTAGGCGAAGCCTGAGcaggaaaaatttaatttttctcctcccaaactctgctcctctgctaggcgaagCTTGAgtatgaaaaatttaatttttctccacctccactctgctcctctgctaggcgatgccttagcaggaaaatttaggTTTCACCTCATCACCCTTGACTCCTCTACCAGGCTCAGCcaaagtaggtaaaatttaatttcaatctcCTCACCTGTGCTCttctactaggcgatgtcttagtagaaaaatttaatttcaatctcctcgcctctgctcctctactaggcgatgccttagtaggaaaatttaatttcaatctcCTCACCTCTGCTCTTCTACTagacgatgccttagtagggaaaatttaatttcaatctcatcacctctgctcctctactaggcttatcatgagtaggaaaatttaatttcaatctcCTCACCTCTGGTCTTCTACttggcgatgccttagtagaaaaatttaatttcaatttcctcatctctcctcctctacaaggcgatgtcttagtaggtaaaatttaatttcaatctcctcacctctgctcctctactaggcgatgccttagtaggaaaatttaatttaaatctcctcacctctgctcctctactaggcgatgacttagtaggaaaatttaatttcaatctcctcccctctgctcctctactaggcgatgccttagtaggtaaaatttaatttcaatctcCTCACCTCTGCTCTTCTattaggcgatgccttagtaggaaaatttaatttcaatattctcccctctgctcctctactaggcttaGCCTGAGTAGGTAAATAAAGTTTTCTCTCGTTCATAATTCAACAACATTCATGAACTGAAAAGAAGAACTTGGTTTTATTAATTCTCACCCGATCACGCAGGACTAATTCGAAAACGAAATACATTAACAATAAAGTCAAGAGTAATATTTTCTAAGGTGGTAAGCATTTCAGGGCCTCGTTAAAGCATCACTCTGCTAATTCTCCAACTTTTTTATCTGCTCTTCTTTTCTCTTGTCTATCAAGTGAAGGCAACCTAACATCACTCTCAACCATATGCGATTTCTCTCATTTCCTTTTTGATTCCCTCATCTCCATCACCTTGTCTCGATTCCTATTCAGAAGAACATGGGATAAGAATTGTCCTCTACCTCTAGCTTTATCCTCTTCTCTCTCATCCACACCACTCTTCTTACCCCCTCTCTACGCCCCCTCAACTCTACTTCCTCCTGATCGCTGCTCCATCCTCTTGTGTCGTTGGACATCTTCTAGATTCACATACTTTTCTGCCTGAGCTAAAAGATCATCATAGCTCAATGGAGGTTTCTTGACCAGCGATTTGAAGAATTCGCCTCCTCCCAGTCTTTgggtaaaggcacttatcatgatgtcagggGTCGCCGCTGGTATCTCCAGCGCTGCACTGTTGAAACGCTGGATAAATTCTCGCAAAGTTTCCGCTTCTTGTTGCTTCATCACGATCAagcttaaatattttctttggtGTTTCTTGCTGCTAGCGAATCTGTGTAAGAAAGCAGCGGAAAAATCCTCGACAAATCGTATGGAGTTGGGTTACAAGGTGttaaaccattgctgggctaacctcaccaacgtgcccagaaacaccctACACTTGACTCCATCTGAATACTGATGCAACAGAGCTGCGTTCTCAAACCTTCCCAAATGCTCTTCTGGGTCAGTACGCCCATCATATTCTCCCACACTTGACTGTTGAAAACTTGGGGGAAACTCTTCCTCCAAAATGGTAGGGGAAAAGGGACTATCCTTCTTGGGCGCTGGAGCTCTGTCTCCCAATTGCTGCCTCAACTTTCTTATCTCCCTCCACAACTCCTCCATCTCCGTATTCTCTTCACTTGGGAGGGGTCGCGTCTCTTCAACCCTGCTCTGACGACCCTCCACATTCTCATCTCGTTCCTGGCGAGTGGCTTGTCCTTCAGCAAACATAGACTCTTGGTTCCTCGTCATGGCTTCGTCTACTGTCCTGGTGATGAACTGGGCCGATTGTTCCAAggtcaagttccccacattCTCATTGGGACGATGTTGCTCAGCTGTCGTCTCAAGACGAGGTTGTTCGGCTCTCATCTCAGGACGAGGTTGTTCGAGTCTCATCTGAGGACGGGATGACACGGAGTTAGTTCTTCTGCTTCCTCTCCGGcttaccatctctacgtctcagcTCAAAGTGTCCCACAGACGTCGTCAAGTGATAATCACGGGAAATTTAAGGTTcgattccagcaagtgtcactagtctaGACGCAGGTGTTGAAATTGCcttgagcctgaaatcacgaataagaccgttaggAGGGGGTCAGGAGGGTGTaatggcgtagcccctccgacgctcaagtcaaagACTGAGGTTATAAgtggagagcagctaagggtgatGCTGAAAAATAACATAgtgaatgaatgaattaaacactcaaatctggtatttataggagaatacctggagGGCTTGCTTTCCATTTGGACTAGGGATGGGTCAGAGGTAGTGGgcccatccatggggtatcacatGGGCATATCTTTTTGCTGAAATACTTATGGGTTATCGTCTGATCCACCACTTGCACATCTTTCGCTTTCGTCTGCCACTTGGACTCAAAATTTGTACCACTATTGTTGTTGGTACCATTTGCTTTTCAAGGAcgagaaaagaaagaaattttaaCTGAACAATGTATGGGAGTAGAGCTAGGACACACTTGTGCATAATTGTTAAAGGCAAGGCCGCAAGAGGCGCCACTAGGCGACTCCTCTGCGCCTGGGCTCGACTTTGAAGCCTAAGACGCTCTTAAAGCGCACTCAAGGCGCGCCATAGTGCGCCGAGTGGTTTTGTCTCTTTATAAAAATAAGTAAGGAAAAATATACTTtacctttttaaaaataaaatgtaattaaAGCTTTATTTCCTAAAATATTCGAAAATTGCATATATAGATAGATAAAAGCTATAAACTAGGATCTGAATTGTTAATCAGCCTTAAACTAGAATCTAAATTGATTGACTGAACAAGTGGAGAAAATTTCTACACTTGCTATGCTAAGAAAgaaagtaaaagaaaaaaaatcagtcAGATATAACATATTCCTTAATCACACGACATACTAGAAATAAAATCTCAATAATTTTTATCagaaagtaaataaatattttgtgatataatatattttttctaggattaattatttcaagttttttatataacaataataactaaatatatttttctgaaaaattattatgtCGCCTTGCTTCGATGAGGTTTGAGCCTCGTCTTGCCCTCAGGGTCCAGGACCCTTTTGCGCTTTAGTGCCCCTTGCACCTTTAACAACCATCCACTTGTGAATTGTGATACTCTTCCTCGCTGTCTTTACAAAATGCAATTTTAAGATTGAATGACATGATGGTAATAGATAGACAAATCAAATTTGCTAAGATTTTCTATGCCATTCACTAGAGATGAGGATGTACATTAATCTTGTTTCTATGTGGCAGATGACATGCACTGCCATTTGGATTTAGATGAATGATTAATGGGACGAATCCTTATATCTTGTTTGGTACTCTTCTTAGATTTCTGATTGTGCTATTTGTAAACTCCAATTGCTGATTTTTACGTATGAAAGCTGTTGAGGAAAGGTGGACTTATGATCGGTAATATTTCGTTCAAAATGATGTATGTGGTTCATTTAAATGATAATCCATACTTGTTGTTCCAGCATTTTTGTTTTGGGTCTTCATTGTTCAATAACTACCTTTATTATTTTGCACAGTGGCTATGTATTGTGTTGTCAGTAGTTCTCAAACACTAGTAAAGCTCACAATATTTGATTCCAAATAATTTTGTGTAAATAGTGctcattttccaaaatttgttgTCAGGACAATATACGGGTTTGTTTTGTGGCTTATACCGCGGCACTCAGGTTTATTCACGGTATAATTCTACTATATTCTTCATCTCAAATATAGCTTGCATAAGTTTCTTTTGGTCCACACTCTTGTTTTGTCGTCACCACTTATCTTTCCTTGCGCAGGAGGTGTGCATGGTAAAAAAATTCCCGCTGAAGATGGTAAGAACTCAAGTGAGTCCCCAGAAGAAGATACAGGGGTAGAAATTCAAAATGGACTCCCAGAAGAAGCTAGACTTGCAGGGTTTAATGTGCACCCCGATAAGATTGCAACTATTGTCGCTTCCTATGATATCAAGACCTTAAGAAAACTCAAAGGAGTAGAAGGACTTGCAAATAGATTGAATGTTACTCTAGATAAAGGAGTCGATTCGAATGATGTTGATATCagaaaaaatgtttatggtCCCAACCGATACACCGAGAAGCCCCCTAAAAGTTTTTTGACGTTTGTGTGGGAGGCACTGCAGGATTTAACTCTTATCATCCTTATAGTTTGTGCTGTGGTTTCTATTGGAGTGGGAGTTGCCACTGAAGGGTTGCCCAAAGGCATGTATGATGGCGTTGGAATTTTACTTAGCATATGCTTGGTGGTCATGGTTACTGCAATCAGTGACTACAAGCAATCACTGCAGTTCAAGGAGTTGGACAAGGAAAAGAAGAAGGTTTTTATCCAGGTCATTAGAGAAGGATTTCGTCAAAAAATCTCTGTATATGACTTGGTTGTTGGAGATGTTGTTCATCTATCTATTGGAGACCTGGTTCCTGCAGATGGAATATTTATATCAGGACACAACTTATTGATTGATCAATCAAGCTTGACCGGTGAAAGTGTgccaataaatatatatgaagaGAGACCTTTTCTTTTGGCAGGATCAAAAGTGCAAGATGGGTCAGGTAAGATGTTGGTGACTACTGTTGGTATGAGAACTGAATGGGGAAAGTTGATGGAAACACTAAGTGAGGGTGGTGAAGATGAGACCCCACTTCAGGTGAAGCTAAACGGTGTCGCTACAGTTATTGGTAAAATTGGACTGGTATTTGCTCTTTCAACTTTCATAGTCCTGATGGTCAGATTTTTGGTCGAAAAAAAGCTTCGCCACGAATTTACAAAATGGTCTTCCCATGACGCTCTACAGCTTTTGAATTACTTTGCCACTGCTGTTACTATAATTGTTGTCGCAGTTCCAGAGGGATTGCCCCTAGCCGTGACACTAAGTCTTGCGTTTGCCATGAAGAAGTTAATGAATGACAAAGCTCTGGTGAGACGTTTATCTGCCTGTGAGACTATGGGTTCTGCTACATGCATTTGCACCGACAAAACAGGCACGTTGACAACAAACCATATGGTTGTAAGTAAAATATGGATTTGTGGAAGAGCAAAAGAGGTAGACAACAGTGGAGGCAAGGACACACTTGATTCAGATATATCAGAAAATGTATTAAATTTTCTCTTGCAAGCAATATTCAACAATACAGGTTCTGAGGTGGTCAAGAATAAAGATGGGAAGAGTTCGATTATGGGCACACCAACAGAAACAGCAATACTAGAGTATGGAATGCTCTTGGGTGGTGATTTTGACGAGCAACGTCGACAGTGCCAATTGTTGAAGGTTGAACCTTTtaattcagaaaagaaaacgaTGTCAGTGCTTGTGGATCTTCCAGACGGCAAGGTCAGAGCATTTTGTAAAGGTGCATctgaaattatattaaaaatgtgTGACACTGGAATTAATGCAGATGGAGAAACTGTTCCTTTGTCATCAGAACAAATTAACAATATCATGGATGTCATCAATGATTTCTCTTGTGAAGCTTTGCGTACACTATGCTTAGCATTTAAGGACATTGATGATGGCTCAAAGGCAAATAAAATCCCTAGTTCTGGCTATACATTGATTGCAGTAGTGGGAATTAAGGATCCAGTTCGGTCTGGTGTAAAAGAAGCAGTAAAAACTTGTTTTGCAGCTGGGATTACTGTACGCATGGTTACCGGTGATAATATTAATACAGCTAAAGCAATTGCGAAAGAGTGTGGAATATTCACCGACTTTGATCTTGCTGTTGAAGGGCCAGATTTTCGCAACAAGACTTCAGAAGAGATGAGCCAAGATATACCAAAACTTAAGGTGTCCAATGtttattcatatatttaatCATTTGGAACAATGTGGAAACCCATAAACTGCCTAAAATATTATGATCTTGAACATAGGTAATGGCTCGGTCATCGCCTACGGACAAGCACATTCTGGTAAGGACTTCCCGAAGCATTCTTAAAGAGGTTGTTGCAGTTACTGGTGATGGGACAAATGATGCCCCTGCTTTGCATGAGGCTGATATTGGACTTGCTATGGGCATTTCTGGAACAGAGGTGCGTCCATATGGTCTCTAACCGTACATGTTACTTGTGTATGAAATTTGGACATTTCAGCGTTCAAATGTTTGTTTCTTTCAAAGAATTGAAGTGTTGGACTGGAACAAAATTCTTTTGATGGGCTTGTATTTTCAATCTAAAATAATCCCGATGCGTCATATAACAATACATACAGGTTGCAAAAGAAAGCGCAGATGTGATTGTATTGGATGATAATTTTGCTACAATTGTAAACGTTGCAAAATGGGGAAGATCTGTATACATCAACATACAGAAATTTGTGCAATTCCAGTTGACTGTTAATATTGTTGCCATCTTGATCAATTTTTTATCTGCATGTTTCTcaggtactttttttttttttttttttttttttttgcttacaACGCCCCAGCGACCAACATTTTTgttaaaaga
Proteins encoded:
- the LOC140959132 gene encoding putative calcium-transporting ATPase 11, plasma membrane-type; its protein translation is MEKLIPKEFDLLHKERSEEAQRLWRKAVGKLVKNRRRRFRYAADLEKRSEAKEQMRKLRDNIRVCFVAYTAALRFIHGGVHGKKIPAEDGKNSSESPEEDTGVEIQNGLPEEARLAGFNVHPDKIATIVASYDIKTLRKLKGVEGLANRLNVTLDKGVDSNDVDIRKNVYGPNRYTEKPPKSFLTFVWEALQDLTLIILIVCAVVSIGVGVATEGLPKGMYDGVGILLSICLVVMVTAISDYKQSLQFKELDKEKKKVFIQVIREGFRQKISVYDLVVGDVVHLSIGDLVPADGIFISGHNLLIDQSSLTGESVPINIYEERPFLLAGSKVQDGSGKMLVTTVGMRTEWGKLMETLSEGGEDETPLQVKLNGVATVIGKIGLVFALSTFIVLMVRFLVEKKLRHEFTKWSSHDALQLLNYFATAVTIIVVAVPEGLPLAVTLSLAFAMKKLMNDKALVRRLSACETMGSATCICTDKTGTLTTNHMVVSKIWICGRAKEVDNSGGKDTLDSDISENVLNFLLQAIFNNTGSEVVKNKDGKSSIMGTPTETAILEYGMLLGGDFDEQRRQCQLLKVEPFNSEKKTMSVLVDLPDGKVRAFCKGASEIILKMCDTGINADGETVPLSSEQINNIMDVINDFSCEALRTLCLAFKDIDDGSKANKIPSSGYTLIAVVGIKDPVRSGVKEAVKTCFAAGITVRMVTGDNINTAKAIAKECGIFTDFDLAVEGPDFRNKTSEEMSQDIPKLKVMARSSPTDKHILVRTSRSILKEVVAVTGDGTNDAPALHEADIGLAMGISGTEVAKESADVIVLDDNFATIVNVAKWGRSVYINIQKFVQFQLTVNIVAILINFLSACFSGSAPLTAVQLLWVNLIMDTLGALALATEPPNDELMKRPPVLRTENFITVNMWRNIIGHSIYQLAVLLVLNFLGKQILGLQGSDATAVLNTFIFNTFVFCQVFNEINSRDIEKINIFSGLFGNWIFLGIIACTVVFQVIIVEFLGTFAGTVPLNWQLWLTSVLLGAVSMPIAVILKCIPVDRKITIATRQHDGYDPLPSGPDIA